The Zygosaccharomyces rouxii strain CBS732 chromosome G complete sequence genome contains a region encoding:
- the ADI1 gene encoding acireductone dioxygenase (Ni2+-requiring) (similar to uniprot|Q03677 Saccharomyces cerevisiae YMR009W ADI1 Predicted acireductone dioxygenease of the methionine salvage pathway) codes for MVATYFFDDNNSVDFREPHYSGQDVTLEHLGKLGVLYKYLPSQSDVDSLAEERAYKNRDVVNLSPASFANDEEKLLEKLNVFYKEHLHEDEEIRYCLDGSGYFDIKDSTIDQWIRVRLDKHDLLIVPAGIFHRFTVTTDNYIKALRLFQDEPKWQAINKPEADQNPVRKNYLATLQSA; via the coding sequence ATGGTCGCTACATACTTTTTCGACGATAACAACTCTGTTGATTTTAGGGAACCTCATTACAGTGGCCAAGACGTCACGCTGGAACATTTGGGTAAATTGGGGGTCCTCTACAAGTATCTACCATCACAATCGGACGTTGATTCATTGGCTGAGGAACGCGCTTACAAGAATAGAGACGTTGTCAATCTATCCCCAGCATCTTTTGCAaatgatgaggaaaaacTGTTAGAGAAGCTGAATGTTTTCTACAAGGAACACCTtcatgaagatgaagagattcGTTACTGCCTTGATGGATCAGGATATTTCGACATCAAGGACTCGACCATTGACCAATGGATCCGCGTTAGATTAGATAAACACGACTTGCTGATAGTTCCAGCAGGCATATTCCACAGATTCACAGTTACGACAGACAACTACATCAAGGCCCTAAGACTTTTTCAAGACGAACCTAAGTGGCAGGCAATTAACAAACCCGAGGCTGACCAAAATCCAGTTCGCAAAAACTACCTAGCCACTCTACAGAGTGCCTGA
- the ANY1 gene encoding Any1p (similar to uniprot|Q03687 YMR010W Saccharomyces cerevisiae Protein of unknown function) has product MDAAVSSSTLLSRSVTTVASSMVSASTSASPSESILSTLASASASATADAVAAVAEGVPVPAPHANSGDILSSYLPRVDQFYIPEWLTMQFVANNLVSFTPLFSYGTTILSIERSKTALGFSIDICATMMIASILRISYYLITPYEITLLRQSIVMIFIQLILLRTTLLYRPEEYKYHNLHDVESFSQLIRNVWYEYFACSKPPFFSKDWRLMLRSLSFKHLTGFLYKCLLMACYKVLKFFDPSYKRFKSFWQWDDESKFWKFLVYFASFQLFLTFIISKVLNWESLSTWIGSVIGSLGLLIESLLPLPQIAILYKLKSVQGFKLILLISWFCGDTLKITYLIFGASNISVIFLLFALFQMTLDFYIGGQYIYYRYYYPSLRNRREAPLRDEEENGEIIELENFKMNNSDLELQTPPPHQHGRVRSHSLMGQ; this is encoded by the coding sequence ATGGACGCGGCcgtttcatcatcaacattaTTATCACGGTCGGTCACGACAGTTGCATCGTCAATGGTATCTGCATCTACATCGGCGTCTCCGTCAGAGAGTATTTTGAGTACACTAgcatcagcatcagcatCTGCAACAGCAGATGCCGTAGCGGCAGTTGCTGAAGGTGTGCCTGTACCCGCACCACATGCAAACTCAGGTGACATACTTTCATCATATTTACCACGAGTGGATCAGTTTTACATCCCAGAATGGCTAACAATGCAATTTGTTGCCAACAATTTGGTGAGCTTTACGCCACTGTTTTCCTATGGTACTACAATTTTAAGCATTGAGAGATCAAAAACGGCGCTGGGATTTTCTATTGATATTTGTGCGACGATGATGATTGCAAGCATTCTTAGAATTTCATATTATCTGATAACGCCATATGAAATTACACTATTAAGACAATCTATTGTAATgattttcatccaattAATTTTACTGAGAACAACACTACTCTACAGACCGGAAGAGTATAAATATCACAATTTGCATGATGTGGAATCGTTTTCACAATTGATCCGTAACGTTTGGTATGAATATTTTGCCTGTTCCAAACCGCCGTTCTTCAGCAAGGACTGGAGACTAATGCTAAGATCCCTCTCGTTTAAACATCTAACGGGGTTCCTTTACAAATGCCTCCTAATGGCTTGTTATAAAGTTTTAAAGTTTTTCGATCCAAGTTATAAGAGGTTTAAGTCATTTTGGCAATGGGACGATGAAAgtaaattttggaaattccTAGTTTATTTTGCCTCTTTCCAACTGTTCTTAACGTTTATCATTTCGAAAGTTTTAAATTGGGAATCCTTATCTACTTGGATTGGTTCAGTAATTGGATCTTTAGGACTTTTAATCGAATCGCTGTTACCATTACCGCAGattgcaattctttacaagtTAAAGTCAGTCCAAGGTTTTAAACTAATTCTGTTGATTAGCTGGTTCTGTGGTGATACTCTTAAAATCACATATTTAATCTTTGGGGCCAGTAATATATCAGTCATTTTCCTATTATTTGcacttttccaaatgacTTTGGATTTTTACATCGGTGGACAGTACATCTATTACAGATATTATTATCCAAGCTTGAGGAATAGAAGAGAGGCACCATTGAGagatgaggaagaaaatGGAGAGATAattgaattagaaaatttcaaaatgaatAATAGTGATCTGGAGCTTCAAACACCCCCGCCTCACCAACATGGAAGGGTAAGATCTCATTCTCTTATGGGACAGTAG
- the PET127 gene encoding Pet127p (weakly similar to uniprot|P32606 YOR017W Saccharomyces cerevisiae PET127 Protein with a role in mitochondrial RNA stability and/or processing), whose protein sequence is MRCTETTGILEDYQPIICLVSPLWPLSSMYRTSLFRTRYFYRGHSFARSKLRRKPAKRYVINPDSDKGSSSANIPDASIVASVNNVQQMSVDPENGQFLGTKNDKSLVKTKPPRLTHDLARVLYQPLTLHQLQDSRTGVYNFEPELEMIAPDMLEPKDDGELPFITPHKDETLHRMAKISKSEYVSSTSSMTSSLSQLHFLLSGFRPLNAVDLPLSRRFPDKHLTYTQGAKLPASFILRKLDDKVTSIDSDKSLDREIVLSILGHSLEEFLTDRAQSQPESYHYSQVDSFLLRSQLDAYDSKLPGTGVFDLKTRAVAAIRHDLSFVESNNNYTGYEIDRVFGEFESLEREFFELVRSTLLKYSLQARIGKMDGIFVAYHNIARMFGFQYLPLEDLDFIIHSCYDSKFNFALSSKNHDLRSIYGDQVFFTQQQRDARKVASAVADKEFKISIHLFKNILMHVKNLLNSKGIKNWQKCKIMMQTVTSKDTNGSKSLRSVEKPVLKVVAVPLPDDYEDKPLLTKDMDNNAISQQLAHIREENQQLLENLGDSIVGFQIKVSHEYRESQKKELKIPGFARPSQKVLTPESCDYVIAKLNQDYYRNFKNFKYPSFFHPKDLAGWKVRTQIYNINSTEQLKSLYGTFLNQKLHVLEEQSVIISTNRSSNKEVSRRISDLMAEDFGGKVEKKDGQELSALKSRLRAYAKKGETRRKLRDRLCSPKVKITWDSQDMD, encoded by the coding sequence atgAGATGCACTGAAACCACTGGTATTCTGGAGGATTACCAGCCAATAATTTGCTTGGTTTCACCTCTTTGGCCACTGAGTTCGATGTACCGCACATCACTTTTTCGTACCAGGTACTTTTACCGGGGTCATTCGTTTGCTAGGTCCAAATTGAGACGGAAACCTGCCAAAAGATATGTTATAAACCCAGATAGCGATAAAGGCAGTAGTAGCGCTAATATTCCTGATGCCTCGATAGTGGCTAGTGTGAATAATGTACAGCAGATGAGTGTGGATCCAGAAAACGGGCAATTTCTGGGGACTAAAAACGATAAGAGTTTGGTTAAAACTAAACCACCAAGGCTGACTCACGATTTGGCAAGAGTACTCTACCAGCCGTTGACTTTACATCAATTGCAAGATTCAAGAACCGGTGTCTACAATTTTGAGCctgaattggaaatgaTTGCACCTGATATGCTGGAACCAAAGGACGATGGTGAATTACCGTTTATTACTCCACATAAAGATGAGACTTTACACAGGATGGCAAAAATTTCTAAAAGTGAATACGTTTCCTCTACCAGTTCTATGACATCCTCCTTATCACAGCTGCATTTCTTGTTATCTGGTTTTAGACCACTCAACGCAGTGGATCTGCCGTTATCGAGAAGATTTCCCGACAAACATTTGACGTATACACAAGGTGCTAAATTACCAGCAAGCTTTATACTGCGAAAATTGGATGATAAGGTTACCTCTATTGATTCTGATAAAAGTCTCGATAGGGAAATTGTTTTGTCGATACTGGGCCATTCATTGGAGGAATTTCTTACTGATAGAGCGCAGAGTCAGCCCGAATCTTACCACTATTCCCAAGTGGATTCATTTCTTTTAAGGTCTCAGCTAGATGCATACGATTCCAAGCTTCCAGGGACTGGTGTGTTTGATTTGAAGACTAGGGCTGTTGCCGCTATCAGGCATGATTTGTCCTTTGTGGAGAGTAACAACAATTACACTGGTTACGAGATTGATAGAGTATTTGGAGAGTTTGAATCATTggaaagagaatttttcgaattgGTTAGAAGCACGTTGTTGAAATATTCCCTGCAGGCAAGAATTGGTAAGATGGATGGAATATTCGTTGCGTATCACAATATCGCTAGGATGTTTGGATTCCAGTACTTACCGCTAGAGGATTTGGATTTCATTATTCATTCTTGCTACGATTCTAAATTTAACTTTGCACTGTCATCCAAGAACCATGATTTGAGATCGATCTATGGTGATCAAGTTTTTTTTACGCAACAGCAGCGGGATGCAAGGAAAGTGGCATCTGCAGTCGCAGATAAGGAATTCAAGATATCTATCcatctcttcaaaaatattttaatgcatgtaaagaatttgttaaatTCTAAAGGcatcaagaattggcaaaaatgTAAAATTATGATGCAAACCGTTACGAGTAAAGATACAAATGGTTCCAAGTCGCTGAGATCTGTGGAAAAACCTGTTTTGAAAGTGGTAGCCGTACCATTACCTGATGATTACGAGGATAAACCACTCCTAACGAAAGATATGGATAACAATGCAATTTCCCAGCAACTTGCTCATATACGTGAGGAAAATCAACAGCTATTAGAAAATCTAGGTGACTCAATAGTTggttttcaaattaaagTGTCTCATGAATATAGGGAATCCCAGAAGAAAGAGCTTAAAATTCCTGGCTTTGCACGGCCATCCCAAAAGGTTTTGACACCAGAGTCTTGTGACTACGTTATTGCAAAATTAAATCAAGACTACTACCgtaattttaaaaatttcaaataccCCAGTTTTTTCCATCCAAAGGATCTTGCAGGTTGGAAAGTACGCACTCAAATTTACAACATTAATAGCACTGAGCAATTGAAGAGCTTGTATGGAACATTCCTAAACCAAAAGTTGCACGTTCTTGAAGAACAGTCTGTAATCATTTCAACCAATCGATCATCCAATAAAGAAGTCTCTAGAAGAATTTCAGATTTAATGGCAGAAGATTTCGGCGGtaaagttgaaaaaaaagatggtCAAGAACTTTCTGCTCTTAAGAGTAGATTGAGAGCATATGCGAAGAAGGGCGAAACGAGAAGAAAGCTGAGAGATAGACTTTGTTCACCAAAGGTCAAAATAACTTGGGATTCCCAAGATATGGATTAG
- the AIM17 gene encoding Aim17p (similar to uniprot|P23180 Saccharomyces cerevisiae YHL021C FMP12 The authentic non-tagged protein was localized to the mitochondria), protein MYLRSAFKKCTRFYSAAVPLLKNSNGIGFDVAALRDSGRIIKALSNDKSTTITFVSDDLPDGKPYTVAFNNLFLRDSSRSPKSVDPTTGQKLLTTSQLSRNPLSTTPISVQVTPEGKFVSIKWEDGDSYNYPLEFIYKFKGSSFVTESMRITSPNPKTLFWDEETLNNHRDEVMGTDYEAYTHDDNHLYQLLRTLQKFGIVFINGVPQGDHGAIKKIAERIGPIRNTFYGETFDVKGANNETPNIAYSNLALPLHMDLLYMENVPEYQLLHTINNPKEGSGGVNVFVDGFRAANEVRELDTISYQALQNVPINYHYSRGDKRYYQSKPMIEHHESHKGNTLDDYFDGLIKAVNYSPPFQAPFTFGIHAKSPESDACKSKLAERHMFNDFTNGLELFEDCITDKSNQFEIKLPPNSCVILDNRRVLHARSAYSSDSRWIKGCYMDKDTIISRLNYLREKFL, encoded by the coding sequence ATGTATCTCAGGAGTGCTTTCAAGAAATGTACCAGATTTTATTCTGCAGCTGTCCCACTTCTAAAAAACTCAAATggaattggatttgatgTGGCTGCTTTGCGTGATAGTGGAAGGATTATCAAGGCATTGTCAAATGATAAATCTACTACTATAACATTTGTGAGTGATGATTTGCCAGACGGTAAACCATACACTGTTGCCTTCAATAATCTGTTCCTGAGAGATTCCTCAAGATCGCCAAAATCCGTGGATCCAACTACAGGTCAAAAATTACTTACTACAAGTCAGTTATCCCGTAATCCACTGTCTACCACTCCCATAAGTGTGCAAGTGACACCGGAGGGTAAGTTTGTTAGTATCAAATGGGAAGATGGCGATAGCTACAATTATCCATTGGAGTTTATCTATAAATTTAAAGGCTCTTCTTTTGTCACCGAATCGATGAGAATCACCTCACCTAACCCAAAGACTTTGTTTTGGGACGAGGAGACCTTGAACAACCATAGGGATGAAGTAATGGGGACAGATTATGAGGCATATACGCACGATGATAACCATTTATATCAGTTGCTAAGGactttacaaaaatttggcATAGTCTTTATCAATGGTGTTCCTCAGGGCGATCATGGTGCTATTAAAAAAATCGCAGAGAGAATTGGCCCCATCAGGAATACATTTTATggtgaaacttttgatgTGAAAGGTGCCAATAATGAGACCCCCAACATAGCTTATTCAAATCTAGCACTGCCGCTTCACATGGATCTACTATACATGGAAAATGTGCCAGAATACCAACTGCTACACACAATCAACAACCCAAAGGAGGGATCTGGTGGAGTTAACGTATTTGTCGATGGATTTAGAGCTGCAAATGAAGTTCGTGAATTGGATACTATATCTTACCAGGCGCTGCAAAACGTGCCTATCAATTACCATTACAGTAGAGGTGATAAGAGATATTATCAATCAAAACCTATGATCGAACACCACGAGTCACACAAGGGGAACACTCTGGATGATTACTTTGACGGTTTGATAAAAGCCGTTAATTATTCACCGCCATTTCAGGCGCCTTTTACCTTTGGTATCCACGCCAAATCTCCAGAATCTGACGCTTGCAAAAGTAAATTAGCTGAAAGGCACATGTTCAACGATTTTACAAACGGTCTCGAGCTTTTTGAGGACTGTATAACTGATAAGAGCAATCAGTTTGAAATTAAGTTGCCGCCCAACAGTTGCGTAATCTTAGACAACAGGAGAGTCTTACACGCGAGAAGTGCTTACTCTAGCGATTCTAGGTGGATCAAGGGCTGCTACATGGATAAAGATACGATTATAAGTAGATTGAATTATTTACGTGAGAAGTTTTTATAA
- the SPO11 gene encoding DNA topoisomerase (ATP-hydrolyzing) (similar to uniprot|P23179 Saccharomyces cerevisiae YHL022C SPO11 Meiosis-specific protein that initiates meiotic recombination by catalyzing the formation of double-strand breaks in DNA via a transesterification reaction required for homologous chromosome pairing and synaptonemal complex formation), translated as MGKGLIDYMNDCSTKDDLYKSLLPRTRTIHMNMYDEDISGTIETILSLTKNSLEQHQQPVNILIRTKSKSPISLKFPDHGLYSSVAAHQNSNRIAIMLNLLQTIQECLTSSTVKTNRDLFYSNVELYGKQVTVDRWINTIAQSLELTNARDNLNVIPAQKGLVFTTQEIRILTKGSEERINPYHSSLIPHMDQNSLCQIVPGRNATTRLLVLEKEAVYNQLVNDVQYSPSYYDDCIIVTGKGYPDFLTRLFLHKLQVSTTAIERWEIYTDADPYGVDIAMKYVQNVKEPCRCNKLVHRGVFLFQLMSNQRQQVQYLPMTQRDTAVATRILQRVTESNLPNMTTVQELQRQIFLQKKAEMNVMGRETYLGQK; from the coding sequence atggGAAAAGGCTTGATTGATTATATGAATGACTGCAGTACCAAAGATGATTTATACAAATCACTCTTGCCGCGGACAAGAACCATTCACATGAACATGTATGATGAGGACATCAGCGGCACTATCGAAACCATACTAAGCTTAACAAAAAACTCTTTGGAGCAACATCAGCAACCAGTCAACATACTTATAAGGACTAAAAGCAAATCCCCCATATCTCTAAAGTTTCCAGACCACGGGTTATATTCTTCAGTTGCCGCCCACCAAAATTCCAACCGAATTGCAATCATGTTAAACCTTTTACAGACAATCCAGGAGTGTCTCACGAGTAGTACTGTCAAGACTAACCGTGATCTGTTTTATTCTAATGTGGAATTGTATGGGAAACAGGTAACAGTAGATCGCTGGATAAATACTATTGCTCAAAGCTTGGAACTGACCAACGCTAGAGATAACCTAAATGTGATTCCTGCACAAAAAGGGTTAGTGTTTACTACGCAAGAGATAAGAATACTGACCAAGGGCAGTGAAGAACGTATCAACCCCTACCATTCTAGTTTGATTCCCCATATGGATCAGAATTCCCTGTGTCAGATCGTGCCAGGAAGAAATGCGACTACTCGTCTCTTAGTGCTGGAGAAGGAAGCAGTATACAACCAACTAGTTAACGATGTGCAATACAGCCCCTCCTACTACGACGACTGTATCATTGTCACTGGTAAAGGATATCCAGATTTTTTGACCAGACTGTTCTTACACAAGCTACAAGTTTCGACAACCGCCATTGAACGCTGGGAAATCTATACAGACGCTGACCCTTATGGTGTCGATATTGCAATGAAATACGTGCAAAATGTTAAGGAACCTTGTAGGTGCAATAAGTTAGTGCATAGGGGAGTTTTTTTATTCCAATTGATGTCAAATCAGCGGCAGCAGGTTCAATACCTTCCAATGACCCAAAGGGACACCGCCGTTGCCACTAGAATACTACAAAGAGTGACAGAATCAAACCTTCCAAACATGACAACGGTTCAAGAGCTACAGAGACAGATTTTCCTCCAGAAAAAGGCAGAAATGAACGTTATGGGCAGGGAAACCTACCTAGGGCAAAAATAA
- a CDS encoding emp24/gp25L/p24 family protein (similar to uniprot|Q12450 Saccharomyces cerevisiae or to uniprot|P39704 Saccharomyces cerevisiae YAL007C ERP2 Protein that forms a heterotrimeric complex with Erp1p, Emp24p, and Erv25p; member, along with Emp24p and Erv25p, of the p24 family involved in ER to Golgi transport and localized to COPII-coated vesicles) has protein sequence MQLQSILPHLLAVICCCLIPAVKAESSNYAPFSIALPAFSKECLYYDLTDNEDSLVVSYQVLTGGNFEIDFEITSPDGTKIISEKQKKYSDFLLKSFGLGQYSFCFTNSYGTALKKVEVVLELEKGNLGIPDENSSPQDAISNNAIEEIDRNLQKITKAMNYLRAREWRNMYTVESTDSRLTWLSLLIMGLMVGISVLQAVVIQFFFKVRSKNYV, from the coding sequence ATGCAATTGCAATCAATTTTGCCCCATCTACTTGCAGTTATCTGTTGCTGTCTGATTCCAGCGGTGAAAGCTGAATCTTCCAATTATGCACCATTTTCCATAGCATTGCCagctttttcaaaagaatgcCTATACTATGATTTAACAGATAATGAGGATTCTTTAGTTGTCAGTTATCAAGTTTTGACTGgtggaaattttgaaattgattttgaaattactTCTCCAGATGGAACTAAAATTATCTCTGAAAAGCAAAAGAAGTATTCcgattttcttttgaaatcatttGGTTTAGGCCAATACAGTTTCTGTTTTACCAATTCATACGGAACTgctttgaagaaagtgGAAGTTGTCCTTGAACTAGAGAAGGGAAATTTAGGTATCCCAGACGAAAACAGTTCACCACAAGATGCAATCTCTAATAATGCAATTGAAGAGATCGACAGAAATTTGCAAAAGATTACTAAGGCCATGAATTATTTGAGGGCAAGAGAATGGAGAAATATGTACACCGTGGAATCAACCGATTCCAGACTAACTTGGTTATCACTACTAATCATGGGTCTCATGGTGGGCATAAGTGTCCTACAAGCAGTGgtcattcaattcttctttaaagtTCGTTCGAAGAACTACGTATGA